The Glycine soja cultivar W05 chromosome 3, ASM419377v2, whole genome shotgun sequence genome window below encodes:
- the LOC114407021 gene encoding uncharacterized protein LOC114407021 isoform X2, translated as MKKLLAEELSQETEPKRRAPGVIGKLMGLDGFPLQLPTYKHHKGVSENNTKGTTQAVKTRSSGTLSGGRLSRRNSKHQQEFKDVFEVSEIPKIDSCRYSLQGSVGLKITNAGMSFVEQKLMDAKRRATYQDLQSSQDSHDTLEILDSNHDLQQKYFKRPDSLFKRHLDDLQAAPSQSHFGHVEGTKLSNIVNCEHNDFSRKPDKEMKWLNYNRSNQKHDDGYSCHFVRRHAIHSSPKSSRNQFKGKNVPNAVPTRIVVLKPNLEKVQSPTKIGSSPCSPYAFLSQCGKHAEFSDIRFRETGLNQRKNLTANAWHSKQNSLESREIAKEITSQMKNNLNIGSMIFSSSRFRGYTWDDSSCSLSGNQSPDESEVTPATLEKSFEICNTISPSSCFSESFVSREAKKRLSERWKMSLKFQQGNSISRSGTLAEMLAIPNKEMKASKFDSISCGEGSHDKISSNGKPAGWVEPLGVSSKDGYIGSLPRSKSLPASSTTFGSPRTILHHEALCDDRFMMPKEASKQEKKKVVKRLDQRPCTNTKRSKSGHKKCSPYLNTIQNKVKINLEENLPKQEVLIAESLAEILRDTSAVTEEVVGVTNENAVGSSESSIKELSVGSSSRNYDPLQPPVSGLDSACCIGADHPSPVSVLEPSFTDDLSPCLDYFESLNVDIQGLRMQLQLLKLESEDFVEEPVLIQSDEDGMEASTGISEDSGLLQTTDSWESSYTIDVLYESGIDRAQPDAFLEVGDSREYPVSLSVFDELEKRYSDWTNCSRSERRLLFDRINLGIISIYEQFTSVQPWVSSTTSLNLCSKLIKNGLQDCLNMMLGSQGKAKYTAMGKVLVSELQWLSLRDDIDGIGREVESLLLDDLVAEIAVT; from the exons ATGAAGAAGTTATTAGCAGAAGAACTGTCCCAAGAAACTGAACCCAAAAGAAGAGCTCCAGGTGTCATAGGCAAATTAATGGGTCTTGATGGGTTTCCATTGCAGTTGCCTACATATAAGCATCATAAGGGTGTGTCAGAAAACAATACAAAAGGGACAACACAGGCGGTAAAAACTCGAAGCAGTGGTACATTATCTGGCGGTCGATTGTCTAGGAGAAACTCAAAGCATCAGCAAGAGTTTAAGGATGTGTTTGAGGTCTCAGAGATCCCAAAGATAGATAGCTGTAGGTATTCATTGCAAGGATCTGTAGGGTTGAAGATCACCAATGCTGGGATGTCATTTGTTGAACAGAAGCTCATGGATGCCAAACGCCGAGCAACTTATCAGGATTTACAATCTTCGCAGGATTCCCATGATACACTTGAGATTCTTGACTCTAACCATGATCTTCAGCAAAAATACTTTAAGAGGCCAGATTCTTTGTTTAAAAGGCATCTAGATGATCTGCAAGCTGCCCCTTCCCAATCACATTTTGGTCACGTTGAAGGTACAAAATTATCAAACATAGTGAACTGTGAACACAATGACTTCAGCCGGAAGCCAGATAAGGAGATGAAATGGTTGAATTACAATAGATCTAACCAGAAGCATGATGATGGTTATTCTTGTCATTTTGTCAGAAGACATGCTATTCACAGTTCTCCGAAATCATCAAGGAATCAGTTTAAGGGAAAAAATGTGCCCAATGCAGTCCCAACAAGGATTGTTGTACTAAAACCCAATCTTGAAAAAGTGCAAAGTCCTACCAAAATTGGTTCATCACCTTGTTCTCCATATGCTTTCCTGTCTCAATGTGGAAAGCATGCTGAATTTTCAGATATCAGATTTAGGGAAACTGGActgaatcaaaggaaaaatttgACTGCTAATGCCTGGCATTCAAAGCAAAATTCTTtggaatcaagagaaattgcaAAGGAAATCACAAgccaaatgaaaaataatttgaatattgGCTCCATGATATTTTCATCTTCTAGATTTAGAGGATATACTTGGGATGATAGCTCATGTAGTCTTTCTGGGAATCAATCTCCTGATGAATCAGAGGTGACACCTGCAACCTTGGAAAAGTCATTTGAAATATGTAATACTATTAGTCCATCATCTTGTTTTAGTGAATCATTTGTGAGTAGAGAGGCAAAGAAGAGATTATCAGAGAGGTGGAAAATGTCGCTGAAGTTTCAACAAGGCAATTCCATCTCCAGGAGTGGCACACTGGCTGAAATGCTCGCTATCCCTAACAAGGAAATGAAGGCATCTAAATTTGACAGCATCTCTTGTGGGGAAGGTTCACACGATAAAATATCTAGCAATGGTAAACCTGCTGGGTGGGTCGAACCATTGGGTGTTAGCAGTAAGGATGGATATATTGGAAGTTTACCAAGGTCTAAATCACTTCCTGCTTCATCTACTACCTTTGGAAGTCCCAGAACAATATTGCACCATGAAGCACTTTGTGATGATCGATTTATGATGCCAAAGGAAGCTAGTaaacaggaaaagaaaaaagtagtgAAGCGTCTTGATCAGAGACCGTGTACAAATACCAAAAGGTCAAAATCTGGTCACAAGAAGTGTTCCCCATACTTAAATACAATTCAAAACAAAGTGAAGATTAATCTTGAAGAGAATTTGCCCAAGCAAGAAGTGTTGATTGCTGAATCATTAGCTGAGATCCTCAGAGATACAAGTGCAGTTACTGAAGAAGTTGTTGGTGTGACCAATGAAAATGCAGTTGGTTCATCTGAATCTTCTATTAAG GAGTTATCAGTTGGGTCTTCCAGTAGAAATTATGACCCCTTGCAACCACCTGTATCTGGACTTGATTCTGCATGCTGTATAGGTGCAGATCATCCCAGTCCAGTCTCGGTGCTAGAACCTTCTTTTACAGATGATCTGTCACCTTGTTTAGATTATTTTGAAAGTCTCAATGTTGACATACAAG GGCTTCGAATGCAACTCCAGTTGCTGAAGCTGGAATCTGAAGATTTTGTGGAAGAACCCGTGCTAATTCAAAGTGATGAAGATGGTATGGAGGCATCTACTGGAATTTCAGAAGACAGTGGATTGCTTCAGACTACAGATAGCTGGGAGTCTTCCTACACGATTGATGTCTTGTATGAATCTGGTATTGATAGAGCTCAACCTGATGCATTTTTGGAAGTTGGGGATTCTAGAGAATACCCTGTTAGTCTTTCAGTGTTTGATGAACTTGAAAAGAGGTACTCTGATTGGACTAATTGTTCAAGGTCTGAAAGGAGATTGCTTTTTGATCGTATAAATTTGGGAATTATCAGTATATACGAGCAATTCACGAGTGTACAACCATGGGTAAGCTCTACTACATCCTTAAATCTTTGttctaaattgattaaaaatggaCTCCAAGACTGTCTTAACATGATGCTGGGGAGCCAAGGAAAAGCAAAGTATACCGCAATGGGAAAGGTGCTGGTTAGCGAATTGCAGTGGTTGAGCTTAAGAGATGACATTGATGGAATAGGTAGGGAAGTTGAGAGCTTGCTACTAGATGATCTGGTGGCAGAGATAGCCGTTACATAG
- the LOC114407021 gene encoding uncharacterized protein LOC114407021 isoform X1: protein MQRPKGSKRVHRHRKLQSFPSDSSSCGDGVADEDSNSFQSWRSSKQSFGTPMKKLLAEELSQETEPKRRAPGVIGKLMGLDGFPLQLPTYKHHKGVSENNTKGTTQAVKTRSSGTLSGGRLSRRNSKHQQEFKDVFEVSEIPKIDSCRYSLQGSVGLKITNAGMSFVEQKLMDAKRRATYQDLQSSQDSHDTLEILDSNHDLQQKYFKRPDSLFKRHLDDLQAAPSQSHFGHVEGTKLSNIVNCEHNDFSRKPDKEMKWLNYNRSNQKHDDGYSCHFVRRHAIHSSPKSSRNQFKGKNVPNAVPTRIVVLKPNLEKVQSPTKIGSSPCSPYAFLSQCGKHAEFSDIRFRETGLNQRKNLTANAWHSKQNSLESREIAKEITSQMKNNLNIGSMIFSSSRFRGYTWDDSSCSLSGNQSPDESEVTPATLEKSFEICNTISPSSCFSESFVSREAKKRLSERWKMSLKFQQGNSISRSGTLAEMLAIPNKEMKASKFDSISCGEGSHDKISSNGKPAGWVEPLGVSSKDGYIGSLPRSKSLPASSTTFGSPRTILHHEALCDDRFMMPKEASKQEKKKVVKRLDQRPCTNTKRSKSGHKKCSPYLNTIQNKVKINLEENLPKQEVLIAESLAEILRDTSAVTEEVVGVTNENAVGSSESSIKELSVGSSSRNYDPLQPPVSGLDSACCIGADHPSPVSVLEPSFTDDLSPCLDYFESLNVDIQGLRMQLQLLKLESEDFVEEPVLIQSDEDGMEASTGISEDSGLLQTTDSWESSYTIDVLYESGIDRAQPDAFLEVGDSREYPVSLSVFDELEKRYSDWTNCSRSERRLLFDRINLGIISIYEQFTSVQPWVSSTTSLNLCSKLIKNGLQDCLNMMLGSQGKAKYTAMGKVLVSELQWLSLRDDIDGIGREVESLLLDDLVAEIAVT from the exons ATGCAGAGACCTAAAG GAAGCAAGCGGGTTCATAGACATAGAAAACTTCAGAGTTTTCCTTCTGATTCAAGTTCTTGCGGTGATGGAGTTGCAGATGAAGATTcg AATTCATTTCAATCCTGGAGATCTTCAAAACAATCGTTTGGAACTCCCATGAAGAAGTTATTAGCAGAAGAACTGTCCCAAGAAACTGAACCCAAAAGAAGAGCTCCAGGTGTCATAGGCAAATTAATGGGTCTTGATGGGTTTCCATTGCAGTTGCCTACATATAAGCATCATAAGGGTGTGTCAGAAAACAATACAAAAGGGACAACACAGGCGGTAAAAACTCGAAGCAGTGGTACATTATCTGGCGGTCGATTGTCTAGGAGAAACTCAAAGCATCAGCAAGAGTTTAAGGATGTGTTTGAGGTCTCAGAGATCCCAAAGATAGATAGCTGTAGGTATTCATTGCAAGGATCTGTAGGGTTGAAGATCACCAATGCTGGGATGTCATTTGTTGAACAGAAGCTCATGGATGCCAAACGCCGAGCAACTTATCAGGATTTACAATCTTCGCAGGATTCCCATGATACACTTGAGATTCTTGACTCTAACCATGATCTTCAGCAAAAATACTTTAAGAGGCCAGATTCTTTGTTTAAAAGGCATCTAGATGATCTGCAAGCTGCCCCTTCCCAATCACATTTTGGTCACGTTGAAGGTACAAAATTATCAAACATAGTGAACTGTGAACACAATGACTTCAGCCGGAAGCCAGATAAGGAGATGAAATGGTTGAATTACAATAGATCTAACCAGAAGCATGATGATGGTTATTCTTGTCATTTTGTCAGAAGACATGCTATTCACAGTTCTCCGAAATCATCAAGGAATCAGTTTAAGGGAAAAAATGTGCCCAATGCAGTCCCAACAAGGATTGTTGTACTAAAACCCAATCTTGAAAAAGTGCAAAGTCCTACCAAAATTGGTTCATCACCTTGTTCTCCATATGCTTTCCTGTCTCAATGTGGAAAGCATGCTGAATTTTCAGATATCAGATTTAGGGAAACTGGActgaatcaaaggaaaaatttgACTGCTAATGCCTGGCATTCAAAGCAAAATTCTTtggaatcaagagaaattgcaAAGGAAATCACAAgccaaatgaaaaataatttgaatattgGCTCCATGATATTTTCATCTTCTAGATTTAGAGGATATACTTGGGATGATAGCTCATGTAGTCTTTCTGGGAATCAATCTCCTGATGAATCAGAGGTGACACCTGCAACCTTGGAAAAGTCATTTGAAATATGTAATACTATTAGTCCATCATCTTGTTTTAGTGAATCATTTGTGAGTAGAGAGGCAAAGAAGAGATTATCAGAGAGGTGGAAAATGTCGCTGAAGTTTCAACAAGGCAATTCCATCTCCAGGAGTGGCACACTGGCTGAAATGCTCGCTATCCCTAACAAGGAAATGAAGGCATCTAAATTTGACAGCATCTCTTGTGGGGAAGGTTCACACGATAAAATATCTAGCAATGGTAAACCTGCTGGGTGGGTCGAACCATTGGGTGTTAGCAGTAAGGATGGATATATTGGAAGTTTACCAAGGTCTAAATCACTTCCTGCTTCATCTACTACCTTTGGAAGTCCCAGAACAATATTGCACCATGAAGCACTTTGTGATGATCGATTTATGATGCCAAAGGAAGCTAGTaaacaggaaaagaaaaaagtagtgAAGCGTCTTGATCAGAGACCGTGTACAAATACCAAAAGGTCAAAATCTGGTCACAAGAAGTGTTCCCCATACTTAAATACAATTCAAAACAAAGTGAAGATTAATCTTGAAGAGAATTTGCCCAAGCAAGAAGTGTTGATTGCTGAATCATTAGCTGAGATCCTCAGAGATACAAGTGCAGTTACTGAAGAAGTTGTTGGTGTGACCAATGAAAATGCAGTTGGTTCATCTGAATCTTCTATTAAG GAGTTATCAGTTGGGTCTTCCAGTAGAAATTATGACCCCTTGCAACCACCTGTATCTGGACTTGATTCTGCATGCTGTATAGGTGCAGATCATCCCAGTCCAGTCTCGGTGCTAGAACCTTCTTTTACAGATGATCTGTCACCTTGTTTAGATTATTTTGAAAGTCTCAATGTTGACATACAAG GGCTTCGAATGCAACTCCAGTTGCTGAAGCTGGAATCTGAAGATTTTGTGGAAGAACCCGTGCTAATTCAAAGTGATGAAGATGGTATGGAGGCATCTACTGGAATTTCAGAAGACAGTGGATTGCTTCAGACTACAGATAGCTGGGAGTCTTCCTACACGATTGATGTCTTGTATGAATCTGGTATTGATAGAGCTCAACCTGATGCATTTTTGGAAGTTGGGGATTCTAGAGAATACCCTGTTAGTCTTTCAGTGTTTGATGAACTTGAAAAGAGGTACTCTGATTGGACTAATTGTTCAAGGTCTGAAAGGAGATTGCTTTTTGATCGTATAAATTTGGGAATTATCAGTATATACGAGCAATTCACGAGTGTACAACCATGGGTAAGCTCTACTACATCCTTAAATCTTTGttctaaattgattaaaaatggaCTCCAAGACTGTCTTAACATGATGCTGGGGAGCCAAGGAAAAGCAAAGTATACCGCAATGGGAAAGGTGCTGGTTAGCGAATTGCAGTGGTTGAGCTTAAGAGATGACATTGATGGAATAGGTAGGGAAGTTGAGAGCTTGCTACTAGATGATCTGGTGGCAGAGATAGCCGTTACATAG